DNA sequence from the Fimbriimonadaceae bacterium genome:
ACGCGTTCGACGTCACGGAGCGTTAGCGCCGCAGTCTGTTCATGTAGCGAACGGAGCAATCGCTCCGAAGTGCTGAGCCAATCCCACCACAGTGTTTGTAGTTCACGCGTTTGCATGTCTTCTCCTTGTTCTCCTGCCGTTACCGGCCCGACGTAGAAATCTTGATTGGGACGCCGACAGCTTTTTCAGCTTCGTCGACAAGGTCACGGACCGCGGTGTTCACGGTCGCTTTAGCACGCTGGACGGCTTTCATCGTCTCAGCCTTTGCAGCGGCGGCAAACTTCTCTGCCTCCGCCTGAAGGATCGCAGGCTTCATGGTCTCCATCATCATCTTGCTGATGCCGAGAGAGCCCTTCTTAGCCATGTTCTCCGAGAGAGCCTGGTCTAGCATGTCGTAATAAATGTCGCTTCCTGGCATAGGCTTGTCGGTCTTGAGGACAGACTTGCGCATGATTCCGAGAAGGTCTTTGAGGAACATCGCCTCTACGCCCTCCGTTGCCTTGGCGAGCTTCTGTATTTGAGGCTCAGCCTGCTTGGCGATCAGGGCATCTTTGAGGGCAATCTTAATCTGCATTAGTTCACCTTCACCCTTGCTTTGAGCGCACCCTGCGACTGCAGGTCTTGCAGGATCGCAATGGCGTCTCTCGGCGTAACTTTGAGTGCTTGGAAGAGCTTGGCAAGGTCGAAGACGGTCGTCGTTGGTCCCATAATCGCCACTTGTGCCGTGTCCTCTTCGGCGGTAACGGTGGTTTGTTCCGTCACGACGGTTTGTCCCAGTGTCAGTGGGTTCGGCTGGCTAATGACCGGGTCTTTGGTGATGCGAATGTTTAGGCTGCCCTTGATGACTACTGACGGCCCGATCTTGATGTTGCCACCGAGCGTGATCGTGCCCGTTCGCTCGTTGATCACGACAATTGCAGGAACGTCGGCGTAGACCGTTGTCAGTTCGATCTCGCTCATCGCTTCAATCGGTGCCTTGCCAACCGGCAAGCTAACCTCAATCGTGCCACCGTTGAGCGGCCGAGTCTGATAGTTCGGGAACGCTTGCCCGAGCTTGTCGCTCACGCGCTGTGCCGTCGTTAGGTCCTGATCGTCGAGCTCAATGTAGAGCTTGCCGTCGAACACGAACTTGGTTGGCGCCGGCGTCTCGACGATGCCACCGGAGGGGATTCGCCCTACTGTGGAGTGGTTCTTCTGAACACTGTTGCCTCCGCTGCCGATATTGAATCCGCCGATGCTAATCGGCCCTTGAGCGACGGCATAGACCGTCTCCTTGCTGTTTGCCGCGTAAAGCGGGGCTTGCAAGAGGGTGCCGCCCTGCAGACTCTTAGCGTCTCCGATCGACTGGACGGTGACATCAATATCGTTGCCCGGCACCGTAAACGGCGGGAGGTCGGCTGTGATCGCGACAACGGCTACATTGCGCAACTTCAGTGAATTCGGGTCCACTTGCGTTCCCCAATTCTTGAGGGCGTTCGCGAGCAAAGTCTGGGTAAAGGGTGTGCTCTTGGAGTCGCCAGTACCCTCAAGGCCAACGATCAGACCGTAGCCGAGGAGTTGGTTTCCACGGACTCCTCGAAATCGAGCAATGTCCTTAATGCGGACTTCGACGCCGTTCTTCTCGGAGTTAATGAATTCTTGTCGCCACTTCTGCTCATTCTCGCTCAGTTGCTTTAGGCGCTCCATCTCCTCTTTGGTGAGCTGTCCGCCTTGACCATTGCCCTGTCCTGTGCCCTGGGTTTTGGGCGGGTTATTGCCATTGCCTGAGCCTTGGGGTCCTCCGCCTTGAGCGGCGGCAAAGCTGATGGCTGCGACAGATAGGATAGATAAAATCGTGTTCTTCATGGCTTTACCTCGTTAGAAAATCCAGTCCAGGATTCGGCTGAGGAATCCACGTCGCTGGCGGTCGCTGATCGCGCCCTTGCCATCGACTTTGATTTCAGCTTCAGCGATGTTCTCGCTGAGCACGGTGTTGTCGCTCCGAATATCGTCAAGCCGGACGATCCCGCTCAGTTTGAAAGTCTGTGTTTCTTTGTTCACTTGCACCGACCGCGTGCCTTCGATGACCATCGTGCCGTTCTCCATGACCTTTTTCACGATCACGGTCATCTTTGCCACGAGCTTGCCGTTCTGGCTAGTTGTGCCTTTGCCGTCGGATGACAGGTCCCCACTCGTTCCGAGTGCAGGGAGGAAGCCACCGATGATCGGAATGTTCAGGCGAGCGACGTTGTTTGCTTCCTTCTTGCTCGTCGTCGTGCCTGCATTGAACTGAGCGGCTGACGTTTCGCTGATCAGGACCGTTAAGATGTCGCCCTCCGTTCTAGCCGTTCGGTCGAGAAGAGGATTCTTGTAGCTCTTGGGCCATAGCGAGCCGGGATATTCATCGTTCAACCCTTGGGAGAACGAGCTTGCGCTGAGGAGCGCGAGCGTTGTCAAACAAAAAAGCTTTCGTGTGTTCATAGCTTTACCTCCACGATTCCGTTGCCAACGACGGTCGCCGCGTGGCTTGTAGTTGATCCGGGGCCGTCGTACTGCACGGTCACTTCGACCGTCTGTCCCAACATTCCGTTTTGTCGCGAGCGTCCGCTAATCTCTGCTACATAGCCAGAGGTGATAAAGCGAACCTTGACAAGCTGTCCGGCTTTGACGCCTGCCGTGAGGCCTTCGCCGTCGAGCTTAATCGTCCGTGAGTTGAGCCGCTTGCCGTCCACAAACACCGCCATGACGACCTGCATTTGCGCGTCCTTGGGTGACATGGATTCCATGCGAAGCTGGAGCACTCCCTTGGGTGCGTGAAAGTCAGGTCCTGCCGAATCTCCAGAAAGCGGGATGGCAACGCCAAGTCTTTCTTGCACGAACTTGATGGCTGCTTCCAAGAACTGCGCCTGGGTGATGATCTGACCCTCTCTGTGAACCGTTATGGTTTGGGGAGATTTGAGATCAAGAGTAGCTGTGTTGTAGCCAAGCCTTTTGACTTGGTAAAGGATCGTTTCGCGGCTAATGCGAAGTGGGATACCCGGCTGTGGCGTCGTGCCAAGATCGATTTCCCGGAGTCTGGCGAACTCAGCTTCCTTGGCTGAAATCGTGGCGATGTCTCCAAGCTTGATGCGATCAGCGGAGGTCATCACGGTCTCTGAGATTTCGATGCGGATGAGTCCAGTAGCCACGGGTTGCGTTTGCGGTGGCGTGTTCGAGGGCTCGGTTCGAGCTGGGCTTACGTCGTTGCCGCCCTGGACCCGCACAACCCCTGCCATCCTTTCGCCGGGATCGAGAAGCTGTGGTCTTGATCGTGCGATCAAGAACTCTCCCTGCTTTGTCAGAGTGGGCTCTGACTCAAAGTAGGCAAGGACAATACGTCCGATGATCCTCTTTTCACCACGGATCGTTGCGCTTATGTGACCCTCAAGATCGGAGCCTAAGCGTTCGGTGTTTGCTGGCACCTCGACGGAGGGCAGCAGCACTTGTCCGCTTGTGTGGGCAAGGCGTCCGCTTTCGTTGACGGTCAGCTTGGCCTCTTTGGAGTAGACAACACGACCGCGATCGCCAAAGCGAAGGTAGCCATCGCCGTCGATACTGACGCCGAGTGTAGGCCCTTGTCCGAGCAGGATGGTGGTGAGGAGAGTGACGATCATCTAACTCCTACCTCTTGAGCTGGTTGAGCGTGCCGAGCATCTCGTCGGCTGTCTGCACGGCCTTGGAGTTGATTTCGTAGGCACGCTGGGCGGTAATCATCCGAACCATTTCTTCGACGATCTGGACGTTTGAGCCTTCGATAAATCCTGATTGAATGAATCCCGATCCTTGCTCGCCAGGGGTCACGACTTGAGGCTCACCGCTAGATCCGCCGCCTTGCATCAGATTGTTTCCGATGCGCGTAAGACCAGCGGGGTTGGGGAACACGGCTACGGTAATTTGTCCGAGCTGTGTAACCTCATTCTGACCCGGCTGAACGCCGCTGACGATTCCCGATTGAGAAACAGTGAGGGCGGTTGTACCGGCAGGGACTGTAATGTTCGGGGAAACCTTGAAGCCCATGCTCGTGACGATATTGCCGTCGCCGTCAACCTTGAAATTGCCGTCGCGCGTATAAAGGGTTTCGCCGGTGCTCGGGCTTTCGATCTGGAAATAGCCCGCGCCGTTGACCATCATCTCCAGCGGGTTGCCCGTATTGATGGGCGCGCCCACGTTTCCGTTGACGGACGTTGCCGAGAACCGTGCACCGAGACCGACCTGAATCGGCACCGCTTGGCGTGCGTCGCCCGCAGTTCCTGCGCCCGATGCGCCTAATGTTTGGTAGACGAGGTCTTCAAACTCTGCGCGCTGTTCCTTAAAAGCTGTTGTATTGACGTTTGCCAGGTTGTTGGCAATCGTGTCCAGATTAAACTGTTGGGCGACCATACCGGTCCCCGCTGTCGTTAACGCTCGCATCATGGCGTCGATATCTCCCTTGCGCTTCTGCGCATGTTATCGTTCGCCTTCCTTGACCCTTCGTCGGAATCACATCCTGGATTCCGTGCCGCCTCCTACGTCGCCCTTGCGAGCTCCGATCGGTCCAGCGCTTTATCGGTCTTGAAGGCTTTGTATCAGTCGTCCTGTCATGTCGTCCTGCTGTTGGATCGACCGTTGCGACAGTTCGAAACTTCGATTCAGCGTGATCATCTCCAGCATCACACTGACGGCTTGAACGTTGGAACCCTCGACCGCGCCGTTTTTGATTTGAACGCTGTTGTTGGGGTCCGTCATGTCTATGGGTTGAGCATTCGTGCTCTTCCAGAGTCCTGTACCAATCTCCTTAAAATCTCCGTCAAACACGCCGACTTGGCCGACATCCCGTCCATCGACGGTTATCGTGCCATCTATGCCAACCATCACGGTGCCAAGCGGCACCTGTATGGGTTGGAGGTCGCTTCCGAGAACAGCTCTTCCGTCAGCAGTACGAAGGACTCCGCCTTCGTCGGTGATGAAAGTGCCGTTCCGGGTGTACGAGATCTTCCGGTTGCCGGTCAGGTCCGGCGTTTCCTCTTCCACTGCGAAGAGCCCCTTCGTGCCGCGAATCGCCATATTGAGCGGCTCACCGGTCATAAGTAGTGGGCCCTCCTCAAAGACAGCAAACTCTCCTTTCTCAACTGCGCCGCTGCCTAGGGTTCCCAGAACGCGGCCTTTGCCGCCATCTGCCTGGAGGAGTCTTTCGTAGGATTCCGCGAATGCGACGGCCTGTCGCTTATAGCCAACGGTACTGAGGTTGGCCAAGTTATGGGCATTGACTTCGAGCGCACGTTGCGCCGACATCATTCCCGTTGCTGTCGCATAAATTCCTCGGTTCATCCCACCATGTCTTTCGGCAGGCATGTTTACGAGGTTTAGGTTTCAAACCTCGCAATCGACTTTAGGTTTGTGTGATTTGAACCTGAGGATGTGGAAAAAGGGGCAATTTGGCGTGGGGCGTTAGGGCATTGTGGGTCCGATCCTCGAAAACGAAATGCCTCGATAACCTCGACGAAAAGCTCTATGCCAGTCTCACAGGGAGTACACGGATGCGTCTGTGCGGCTCTTCACCCACCGCTTCGCTCGCCAACTTCTTCGATTCCGTGACTTGGTGCTGCATCTTGCGAATCGTCGCAGGCTGGGGGGTGAGGTCGTACGGCTTACCGGTCTGCATCACGGTTTCAATCGCCTTTTGAACTTCGTCGAGGGCTTCGATCTCGTGATCTTTCGATTCTCCAGCGCCCTTGAGGATATCGTCGAGGCCTTGTGCAATCTGGCTGTATGTGTTCGACTTGACGACAACGGTTGGCACGTTACGACCCGCCAGGTCGCGCAGTTTACGCGGCTTGGCTTGATAGGTGGAGCGAATCGCCATGATCGCGTCGGCCTGATGGATATCACCGGTGACGTAGGCGGCGGCGCGCTTTTCGCGGATGGCGCGCTCAAGGCGCGTTCGAGCGATGCCGTAGGGGAAGATGCGGATCAGTCCTGGCTTCGCACCATTATCGGGGATGTTTCCGTTGGAAGCGCCCGATTTGGTTGAGGCCGTGTCAGGAGCAACTTCGCCCGGTTGGCGTGAGAGTGACGGATATTTTTTGTTGAACGTAGGATCGTCCAACTCACCGGCGAGCTCATGCTGCACGACTTCGATGCTGCCTGCGTCGGTCCGCACCCGAACTTCTGGCCTTGGTGGGACACCCCGCAGAAGAAGATCGACAGTCTTTTGGACATTGGAGTGGACGGCGAGGCGTTCAAAGTCGATCAGCTCAATCACCACGTCGAAAGTCGGCGGGGCTTTTCGTTCAAGGACCGTTTTTTGGGTGCCTCGGCGTCGCGCTTCATCGTCGGAAAGTGTGACCGCCTGGATGCCACCAATAAGGTCGCAGAGCGACGGATTCAGCATCAAATTCTCAAGAGTCTGCCCGTGCGCGGTGCCGATAAGCTGCACGCCGCGCTCATTGATTGTCCGGGCGGCTAGAGCCTCCGCTTCAGTACCGATCTCGTCGATAACGATGACTTCGGGCATGTGGTTTTCAACGGCCTCAATCATCACCGCATGTTGTTCAACAGGCGTCCTGACCTGCATACGGCGAGACGACCCGATCCCAGGATGCGGGACATCGCCGTCCCCGGCGATCTCGTTTGAAGTATCGACGATGACAACCCGCTTTGAAACCTCATCGGCAAGGACGCGGGCGATTTCGCGAAGCTTGGTGGTCTTTCCCGTCCCTGGTCTTCCCAGAAGAAGAATCGAAGCGCCCGAGCGGACGAGATCGTCGATCATGTCAATGGTGCCTTCGAGGGCACGTCCGACACGGCACGTCAATCCAATCACCTTTTCATGGCGATTACGGATACATGAGATTCTGTGGAGCGTGCGCTCAATGCCAGCTCGGTTGTCTACGCCAAACTCACCGATAGAACGCGTAACAAAGTCGATGTCGTGTTCAGACACGACAACGTCTTCCCATCGATCGACATGATCGCGGTACCTTGCTTCGGCAGGGCGTCCGTAATCAAGCACAACCTCGATGAGCGTTTCGAGTTTTCCGGTCCTTTCAAGCCTCTCCCTGACCACTGCGGGCAGAACTTCGAGAAACTCCTTGAGACCGTCGTATAAACCTGACATATCAATGTTCATGGCTCGCGGCGAGCCTTACAATCATTCCGACGATAAGGGCGAGACAAATGCTCCTTGAATTCTCATTCACTTAACGTGATGGTAACGGTTTTTGTAGAACCGCGGGACCAGTATTTTAGCGAGACCTGATCCCCAATTCGCTTGCCAAAGAGACCTTTGACATAGTCGAGAGGCTCAACGAGCTTCTTTCCGTCCATCTCAAGAAGGATGTCGCCGGGTTGAATGCCCGCTTTGGTGGCGGCGCTGTTACGGAAAACAGATCGGATGGCGAGCCCGTATGACTGCTTTGGTGGCATGGATCCAATGCGCTCGTTAATGAAACTGCGGAACTCGTCGCTTTCGAGCAAACCGGCCTGATTGAACAGCCGTACGCCCACCTCGCCATAACGGACGCGTCCGTTGGTGACGATCTCGTCGGCGACCCGTTTGACTGTGTTGATGGGGATGGCGAACCCGAGACCGATACTGCCTCCGGTGTTGCTGATGATGGCGGTGTTGATGCC
Encoded proteins:
- a CDS encoding flagellar hook-basal body protein; the encoded protein is MPAERHGGMNRGIYATATGMMSAQRALEVNAHNLANLSTVGYKRQAVAFAESYERLLQADGGKGRVLGTLGSGAVEKGEFAVFEEGPLLMTGEPLNMAIRGTKGLFAVEEETPDLTGNRKISYTRNGTFITDEGGVLRTADGRAVLGSDLQPIQVPLGTVMVGIDGTITVDGRDVGQVGVFDGDFKEIGTGLWKSTNAQPIDMTDPNNSVQIKNGAVEGSNVQAVSVMLEMITLNRSFELSQRSIQQQDDMTGRLIQSLQDR
- the flgG gene encoding flagellar basal-body rod protein FlgG produces the protein MMRALTTAGTGMVAQQFNLDTIANNLANVNTTAFKEQRAEFEDLVYQTLGASGAGTAGDARQAVPIQVGLGARFSATSVNGNVGAPINTGNPLEMMVNGAGYFQIESPSTGETLYTRDGNFKVDGDGNIVTSMGFKVSPNITVPAGTTALTVSQSGIVSGVQPGQNEVTQLGQITVAVFPNPAGLTRIGNNLMQGGGSSGEPQVVTPGEQGSGFIQSGFIEGSNVQIVEEMVRMITAQRAYEINSKAVQTADEMLGTLNQLKR
- a CDS encoding rod-binding protein → MQIKIALKDALIAKQAEPQIQKLAKATEGVEAMFLKDLLGIMRKSVLKTDKPMPGSDIYYDMLDQALSENMAKKGSLGISKMMMETMKPAILQAEAEKFAAAAKAETMKAVQRAKATVNTAVRDLVDEAEKAVGVPIKISTSGR
- a CDS encoding flagellar basal body P-ring protein FlgI; translation: MKNTILSILSVAAISFAAAQGGGPQGSGNGNNPPKTQGTGQGNGQGGQLTKEEMERLKQLSENEQKWRQEFINSEKNGVEVRIKDIARFRGVRGNQLLGYGLIVGLEGTGDSKSTPFTQTLLANALKNWGTQVDPNSLKLRNVAVVAITADLPPFTVPGNDIDVTVQSIGDAKSLQGGTLLQAPLYAANSKETVYAVAQGPISIGGFNIGSGGNSVQKNHSTVGRIPSGGIVETPAPTKFVFDGKLYIELDDQDLTTAQRVSDKLGQAFPNYQTRPLNGGTIEVSLPVGKAPIEAMSEIELTTVYADVPAIVVINERTGTITLGGNIKIGPSVVIKGSLNIRITKDPVISQPNPLTLGQTVVTEQTTVTAEEDTAQVAIMGPTTTVFDLAKLFQALKVTPRDAIAILQDLQSQGALKARVKVN
- a CDS encoding flagellar basal body L-ring protein FlgH, which encodes MNTRKLFCLTTLALLSASSFSQGLNDEYPGSLWPKSYKNPLLDRTARTEGDILTVLISETSAAQFNAGTTTSKKEANNVARLNIPIIGGFLPALGTSGDLSSDGKGTTSQNGKLVAKMTVIVKKVMENGTMVIEGTRSVQVNKETQTFKLSGIVRLDDIRSDNTVLSENIAEAEIKVDGKGAISDRQRRGFLSRILDWIF
- a CDS encoding AAA family ATPase, whose protein sequence is MSGLYDGLKEFLEVLPAVVRERLERTGKLETLIEVVLDYGRPAEARYRDHVDRWEDVVVSEHDIDFVTRSIGEFGVDNRAGIERTLHRISCIRNRHEKVIGLTCRVGRALEGTIDMIDDLVRSGASILLLGRPGTGKTTKLREIARVLADEVSKRVVIVDTSNEIAGDGDVPHPGIGSSRRMQVRTPVEQHAVMIEAVENHMPEVIVIDEIGTEAEALAARTINERGVQLIGTAHGQTLENLMLNPSLCDLIGGIQAVTLSDDEARRRGTQKTVLERKAPPTFDVVIELIDFERLAVHSNVQKTVDLLLRGVPPRPEVRVRTDAGSIEVVQHELAGELDDPTFNKKYPSLSRQPGEVAPDTASTKSGASNGNIPDNGAKPGLIRIFPYGIARTRLERAIREKRAAAYVTGDIHQADAIMAIRSTYQAKPRKLRDLAGRNVPTVVVKSNTYSQIAQGLDDILKGAGESKDHEIEALDEVQKAIETVMQTGKPYDLTPQPATIRKMQHQVTESKKLASEAVGEEPHRRIRVLPVRLA